The proteins below come from a single Tachypleus tridentatus isolate NWPU-2018 chromosome 13, ASM421037v1, whole genome shotgun sequence genomic window:
- the LOC143236820 gene encoding myosin regulatory light polypeptide 9-like, with the protein MSSRKTRARTGPKKRAQRATSNVFAMFDQAQIQEFKEAFNMIDQNRDGFIDKEDLHDMLASLGKNPEDKYLEDMMNEAPGPINFTMFLTLFGERLQGTDPEDVIKNAFACFDEDNSGYLHEERLRELLTTMGDRFTDEAVDRMYSEAPIDKNGMFDYIEFTRILKHGAKEKDDQ; encoded by the exons ATGTCTAGCCGTAAAACCAGAGCAAGGACTGGACCCAAGAAACGTGCTCAGCGAGCCACTTCCAATGTATTTGCGATGTTTGACCAAGCTCAAATTCAAGAATTCAAGGAAGCATTCAACATGATCGATCAAAACAGAGATGGTTTTATAGATAAGGAAGATCTTCATGATATGTTAGCTTCATTGG GGAAGAACCCAGAAGACAAGTACCTGGAAGACATGATGAATGAAGCTCCCGGTCCAATCAATTTCACTATGTTCTTAACTCTGTTTGGCGAGCGTCTTCAAGGTACTGACCCTGAAGATGTCATAAAGAATGCATTTGCCTGCTTTGATGAGGACAACAGTGGCTATCTTCATGAAGAAAGACTCAGGGAGTTGCTTACTACCATGGGTGATAGATTCACAGATGAGGCT GTGGACAGAATGTACAGTGAAGCTCCAATAGATAAGAATGGTATGTTTGACTACATAGAGTTTACTCGTATATTGAAACATGGTGCCAAGGAAAAGGATGACCAGTAG